A genomic region of Blastocatellia bacterium contains the following coding sequences:
- a CDS encoding transposase, with product MTKGYLIIDDTVLKKYGQKIFGVSWVYSSSLKKTLQGINVVMILWTNGVVKVPLGIKVWVKRKA from the coding sequence ATGACAAAAGGATATTTGATAATAGATGATACTGTGCTAAAAAAATACGGACAGAAGATATTTGGGGTAAGTTGGGTGTATAGTAGTAGCCTAAAGAAAACACTGCAAGGAATAAACGTCGTAATGATATTATGGACAAATGGAGTAGTGAAAGTGCCTTTAGGAATAAAAGTTTGGGTAAAAAGGAAGGCATAG